The following proteins are co-located in the Flavobacterium sp. CECT 9288 genome:
- a CDS encoding CusA/CzcA family heavy metal efflux RND transporter: MLEKIIAFSLKNKLIVLLFTLGIFGFGLFSVFQISIGAVPDVTNNQVQVITTSRNLSTQDIEQFITYPVEIEMANLPGVKEIRSISKFGLSVVTIVFDENLGTYLPRQLIAEKIKTASEKIPQGFGTPEMGPITTGLGEIYQYTLEVKPEFKNNYSVTDLRTIQDWVVKRQLSGIKGVVEINTWGGFLKQYEIAISPSSLKAMHITTADVFTALEKNNSIAGGAYIEKVNQSYFIRGEGKVNSLEDIGNIVVTTTNGLPVYIKNVAQIRYGHANRFGAITGNGEGEKVLGQVMMLKGGNSKQVIDDVKTRVTEIQKSLPEGVYINGFLERSELVGKTTFTVAENLILGCLIVIFVVVLLLGNWRSGLVVASVIPLCLLFAISFMNIFGIDANLMSLGAIDFGIIIDGAVIIVEFIAFQIASKSAHLGNLSKEERQLEIDQITYKSASKMMNSAIFGQLIILIVFIPILSLSGIEGKMFKPMAMTFSFALLGAMIFCFTYVPVVSSLFLKPKEENPNSLSSRLIRKLNSWYFPIITWAIANTKKVLYGALGLLLLAAGLFATMGGEFIPTLDEGDFVIQPVLKTGTSLTKTIAITTKIEKIILKNFPEVTQVVSRIGAAEVPTDPMSMEESDVIVKLKPKSEWTSAATKDELADKIKEALENQIPNMEIEFTQPIEMRFNELISGTRSDVAVKVFGEDLTILAEKAEEIKNSIAKVEGASDIIIEKTEGLPQMSVVYDRSKIARYGLNVADLNEMIALGFAGKTVGTVFEGEKRFDMVVRLDQTNRRDIEDLRNLYVPTPNGEQIPLRELASIEYTEGPAKISRDNTNRRIVVGINVRNRDLQSVVTDIQQIVENKIKLPAGYYVKYGGQFENLQSAKARLMIAVPIALFLIFILLYFAFGSVKEALMVYSAIPLSAVGGVLFLWLRDLPFSISAGVGFIALFGIAVLNGIVLIEHFKELKHQGMKDMDELILKGTTDRLRPVLLTAAAAALGFLPMAISSSAGAEVQRPLATVVIGGLFTATILTMIVLPILYKVFEGQSFKKAKFKKNQTTTFIILLLLSTSFAFSQNTNPELDNLLSKAMQNNKGIKAAQLQVDKTKANIKSANTFDKTNIYYSYDQNNLALNELPLRVFGVQQRFAFPTVYGAQKKVFSSEYEKEKANFEIQKNKLSLAVAKSYQHIVYLQHQEKLYQYLDSLYQNFSKASDRRFELGETNYLEKITAQAKFRQIRTKLSQIENDKKAQYELLQSLLQNDETIVVKSNKIIPLESSIDETSKAIYVAYLESITSNYKSQIMLQKQHWLPDINLDYFQGRNNGLSQSLYGFQVGVAVPILFSGQVAKSKVAKLELQSWEQQKQNEATKIEKYITQKKNELAKHQEAINYYNQYGKKLSDEIIKVGNNSYKHGEIDFFQYIQSLENATTIQVDYLDTILQFNQTQLDLQYLNF, from the coding sequence ATGCTTGAAAAAATAATTGCTTTCAGTTTAAAAAACAAACTCATTGTTTTACTATTCACACTCGGAATTTTTGGATTTGGTCTCTTTTCTGTTTTCCAAATTTCAATTGGTGCAGTTCCAGATGTCACCAATAACCAAGTTCAGGTAATCACAACTTCTCGTAATCTTTCTACACAAGATATTGAACAATTTATTACTTATCCGGTTGAAATAGAAATGGCTAATTTGCCTGGCGTAAAGGAAATTCGATCGATTTCTAAATTTGGTTTGTCTGTAGTCACCATTGTTTTTGATGAGAATTTAGGAACCTATCTTCCAAGACAACTTATCGCAGAGAAAATTAAAACAGCTTCTGAGAAAATTCCGCAAGGTTTTGGTACACCAGAAATGGGTCCAATTACCACAGGACTAGGAGAAATCTATCAATATACTTTAGAAGTTAAACCAGAATTTAAGAATAATTATTCAGTAACAGATTTACGCACCATTCAGGATTGGGTAGTAAAACGCCAGTTATCTGGAATTAAAGGTGTTGTGGAAATTAACACATGGGGCGGATTTTTAAAACAATATGAAATTGCAATTAGTCCATCGAGTTTAAAAGCGATGCACATTACTACCGCTGATGTTTTCACCGCTTTGGAAAAAAACAATAGTATTGCAGGCGGTGCCTATATTGAAAAAGTGAATCAAAGTTATTTTATCAGAGGCGAAGGTAAAGTTAATTCACTAGAAGATATCGGCAATATTGTGGTTACAACTACAAATGGTTTGCCGGTTTACATCAAGAATGTTGCGCAAATTCGTTACGGTCATGCCAATCGTTTTGGTGCCATCACTGGCAATGGCGAAGGTGAAAAAGTTTTGGGTCAAGTCATGATGCTAAAGGGCGGAAACTCCAAACAAGTTATTGATGATGTAAAGACTAGAGTTACCGAAATTCAGAAATCACTTCCTGAGGGAGTTTACATCAACGGATTTTTAGAACGAAGCGAGTTAGTAGGGAAAACGACTTTTACCGTTGCCGAAAACTTGATTTTAGGATGCTTAATCGTAATTTTTGTTGTGGTACTATTGCTAGGAAATTGGCGTTCTGGCTTGGTTGTGGCCTCTGTAATTCCATTATGTTTGTTGTTTGCCATTTCGTTCATGAATATATTTGGAATCGATGCCAATTTAATGAGTTTGGGTGCGATAGATTTTGGAATTATCATCGATGGTGCTGTGATTATTGTCGAATTTATTGCGTTCCAAATAGCCAGTAAATCAGCTCATTTAGGAAATCTTAGTAAGGAAGAACGCCAGTTAGAGATTGACCAAATCACCTATAAAAGCGCTTCTAAAATGATGAATTCGGCTATTTTTGGCCAATTGATTATTCTAATTGTTTTTATTCCAATTTTATCCTTATCCGGAATCGAAGGTAAAATGTTCAAACCAATGGCAATGACGTTTAGTTTTGCTTTGTTAGGCGCTATGATTTTTTGTTTTACCTACGTTCCTGTCGTTTCTTCATTGTTTTTGAAACCAAAAGAAGAAAATCCAAATTCATTATCCAGCAGGTTAATCCGTAAATTGAATTCTTGGTATTTTCCTATTATTACTTGGGCTATAGCCAATACCAAAAAGGTTTTATATGGCGCGCTTGGTTTATTACTGCTGGCTGCTGGTCTTTTTGCAACCATGGGTGGAGAATTTATTCCTACTCTTGACGAAGGCGATTTTGTAATTCAGCCCGTTTTAAAAACAGGAACATCATTGACTAAGACAATTGCAATTACTACAAAAATTGAAAAAATAATCCTTAAAAATTTCCCAGAGGTCACTCAAGTTGTGAGTAGAATTGGTGCTGCTGAAGTGCCTACTGACCCGATGTCTATGGAAGAAAGCGATGTCATTGTGAAATTAAAACCAAAATCCGAATGGACTTCGGCTGCTACCAAAGATGAATTGGCAGATAAAATAAAAGAAGCTTTAGAAAATCAAATTCCAAATATGGAAATCGAATTTACGCAGCCGATAGAAATGCGTTTCAACGAATTAATTTCGGGCACCCGTTCTGATGTTGCTGTTAAAGTTTTTGGCGAAGACCTAACTATTTTGGCTGAAAAGGCTGAGGAAATTAAAAATTCAATTGCAAAAGTAGAAGGTGCTTCGGATATTATCATCGAAAAAACGGAAGGTTTACCACAAATGTCCGTAGTTTATGATCGTTCGAAAATTGCCCGTTATGGGTTGAATGTTGCTGATTTGAACGAAATGATTGCCCTTGGCTTTGCCGGAAAAACCGTTGGAACTGTTTTTGAAGGCGAAAAACGTTTTGATATGGTTGTGCGTTTGGATCAAACCAACCGACGAGATATTGAGGATTTACGTAATTTATACGTTCCAACTCCAAACGGCGAACAAATTCCCTTGCGCGAGTTGGCTTCGATCGAATATACTGAAGGTCCTGCGAAAATTTCTAGAGATAATACCAATAGAAGAATTGTAGTGGGAATCAACGTTAGGAATCGTGATTTACAGAGTGTAGTTACCGATATTCAGCAAATTGTTGAAAACAAAATCAAATTACCAGCAGGTTATTACGTAAAATACGGCGGGCAATTTGAGAATTTACAAAGTGCCAAAGCCCGATTGATGATAGCAGTTCCTATCGCTTTATTTTTGATTTTTATCCTTTTGTATTTTGCATTTGGATCCGTGAAAGAGGCGTTAATGGTCTATTCAGCAATTCCGTTGTCAGCAGTTGGTGGTGTTTTGTTTTTATGGCTGCGTGATTTGCCGTTTAGTATTTCAGCAGGGGTTGGTTTCATTGCACTTTTCGGAATTGCAGTTTTAAACGGAATTGTCCTAATCGAACATTTTAAAGAACTTAAACATCAAGGAATGAAAGACATGGATGAATTAATTTTGAAGGGAACTACAGATAGATTGCGTCCGGTATTATTGACTGCAGCTGCTGCCGCACTAGGATTTTTACCAATGGCAATTTCATCTTCGGCTGGAGCCGAAGTACAGCGACCTTTGGCAACGGTTGTTATTGGTGGATTGTTTACGGCAACTATTTTAACCATGATTGTATTGCCTATTTTATACAAAGTTTTTGAAGGTCAGTCTTTCAAAAAAGCAAAGTTCAAAAAGAATCAAACTACTACTTTTATCATTTTGTTACTGTTGAGTACATCATTTGCTTTCTCGCAAAATACTAATCCAGAATTAGATAATTTATTGTCGAAAGCAATGCAAAACAATAAAGGAATTAAAGCGGCTCAATTGCAAGTGGATAAGACTAAAGCTAATATCAAATCGGCGAATACTTTTGATAAAACCAATATTTATTACAGTTACGATCAAAATAATTTGGCATTGAATGAACTGCCCTTGCGTGTTTTTGGCGTGCAACAACGTTTTGCTTTCCCAACGGTTTATGGGGCGCAGAAAAAAGTATTTTCATCTGAATATGAAAAGGAAAAAGCAAATTTTGAAATTCAGAAAAACAAACTTTCTTTGGCTGTAGCCAAATCGTATCAGCACATTGTTTATTTGCAACATCAAGAAAAACTCTATCAGTATTTGGATAGTTTGTATCAAAATTTCTCCAAAGCCAGCGATAGGCGTTTTGAATTAGGAGAAACAAATTATCTGGAAAAAATTACGGCTCAAGCCAAGTTTAGGCAAATAAGAACCAAGCTTTCACAAATTGAGAATGACAAAAAAGCACAATACGAACTGTTACAATCCTTACTTCAAAACGATGAAACAATTGTGGTAAAAAGCAATAAAATTATACCCTTAGAATCTTCTATTGATGAAACAAGTAAAGCGATATATGTTGCTTATTTAGAAAGTATTACATCTAATTACAAAAGCCAAATTATGTTGCAAAAACAACATTGGCTTCCGGATATTAACCTAGATTATTTTCAAGGTAGAAATAATGGATTATCGCAGTCGTTGTATGGTTTTCAAGTTGGGGTTGCGGTACCCATTTTATTCTCAGGACAAGTAGCAAAAAGTAAAGTAGCAAAGCTTGAATTGCAAAGTTGGGAACAACAAAAGCAAAATGAAGCCACAAAAATAGAGAAGTACATCACTCAAAAAAAGAATGAATTAGCAAAGCATCAAGAAGCAATAAACTACTACAATCAATACGGAAAAAAATTATCGGATGAGATTATAAAAGTTGGAAATAACAGCTACAAACATGGTGAAATTGATTTCTTTCAATACATCCAAAGTCTAGAAAATGCCACAACTATTCAAGTGGATTATTTAGATACTATTTTGCAATTCAACCAAACCCAATTAGATTTACAATACCTCAATTTTTAA
- a CDS encoding HAMP domain-containing sensor histidine kinase, which translates to MQQLSFKNRIAFNYIVTTALLIFVVFCIIYSIVKFSVYNHVNTDIKSEADKHLTEIEVVGNSFHLTHKEEWKEREHNTLDVNPVFIQFIDQDGKLIEKSPNLKNMTLSFDPKHVSNVLYDDVLANSAIRQMQVPIYNKSKIIGYLIVAMSLEDATMVLDNISKVLIITYPLILLVLFFLARFIAGRFIKPISSIITTSNDITKDNLTSRIVLPFQKDELYVLSQTINNLLDRIETAVEREKQFTSDASHELRTPLTVIKGTLEVLIRKPREHAEYTEKINFCVNEVNRLNNLVDQLLLLARFENQKQTLKTEKVYLNALFLDTISRFSAIIQSKKINVITNFSAEYYTETDGYLFSIVINNLISNALKYSNQNGNLTVVLKEVDSIIECQISDTGIGIPAEDVDKIFNQFYRSQSSSHPEIKGTGLGLSIVKRLCTLLNIDIAISSQENKGTTIILRLFEAHLK; encoded by the coding sequence ATGCAACAACTTTCATTTAAAAATAGAATTGCTTTCAATTATATTGTCACCACTGCTTTATTGATTTTTGTGGTGTTTTGTATTATCTATTCAATCGTAAAATTTAGTGTCTACAATCATGTCAACACTGATATTAAAAGCGAGGCAGACAAGCATTTAACCGAAATCGAAGTCGTTGGCAATTCATTTCATTTGACTCATAAAGAGGAATGGAAGGAACGCGAACACAACACACTTGATGTGAATCCTGTTTTTATTCAATTTATTGATCAAGATGGAAAATTAATTGAAAAGTCACCAAATCTTAAAAATATGACTTTGTCTTTTGATCCTAAGCATGTTTCAAATGTACTTTATGATGATGTTCTAGCCAATAGCGCCATCAGGCAGATGCAAGTTCCCATTTACAATAAATCTAAAATTATTGGATATTTAATCGTTGCTATGTCGCTTGAAGATGCTACGATGGTTCTTGATAATATCTCCAAAGTATTGATTATTACTTATCCTCTAATTTTATTAGTACTTTTTTTTCTGGCTCGTTTTATTGCTGGTCGCTTTATAAAGCCAATTAGTTCCATCATTACTACTTCAAACGATATTACAAAAGACAATTTGACTTCGCGAATTGTATTGCCTTTTCAAAAAGATGAATTATATGTTTTATCGCAAACAATAAATAATTTGTTGGACCGCATTGAAACTGCTGTAGAACGAGAAAAACAATTCACTTCTGATGCATCGCATGAACTCAGAACTCCACTAACAGTTATCAAAGGAACACTCGAAGTTTTGATCAGAAAACCGAGAGAACACGCTGAATATACCGAAAAAATAAACTTTTGTGTCAACGAAGTAAACCGCTTGAATAACTTAGTAGATCAATTGTTATTATTAGCTCGTTTTGAAAATCAAAAACAGACATTAAAAACAGAAAAAGTATATTTAAACGCCTTGTTTTTAGACACTATTTCTCGATTTTCAGCAATTATTCAAAGCAAGAAAATCAATGTTATTACCAATTTTTCGGCAGAATATTACACAGAAACAGATGGGTATTTATTTTCGATTGTAATTAATAATTTAATATCGAACGCTTTAAAATATTCGAATCAAAACGGAAACTTGACAGTAGTTTTGAAAGAAGTTGACTCTATAATTGAATGCCAAATTAGTGATACTGGGATAGGAATTCCTGCCGAAGATGTAGATAAAATTTTTAATCAATTTTACAGATCTCAATCCAGTAGTCATCCCGAAATTAAAGGCACCGGTTTAGGACTTTCTATTGTAAAAAGACTATGTACTTTACTGAACATTGATATTGCAATTAGCAGTCAAGAAAACAAAGGAACTACGATAATTTTAAGATTATTTGAAGCACACCTTAAGTAG
- a CDS encoding response regulator transcription factor has translation MHLLIVEDEAGIIQFLKQGLEEEGYTVSSAADGSLAFEKIQKENFDLILLDWMLPKMTGLELCKAIRLKNNTTPIIFLTAKDTVQETIEGLKAGANDYIKKPFSFDELLERIKIHFRNQGEITKLTLGSITIDLAQHRVLVNNAEVAFTQREFELLTYLIKNKGKVCTRTQIIEDVWDIHFEYDTGVIDVFMNAIRKKLNLKLEQDNIKTIRGVGYIAND, from the coding sequence ATGCACTTATTAATTGTAGAGGATGAGGCTGGGATTATTCAGTTTTTGAAACAAGGATTAGAAGAAGAAGGCTATACCGTGAGCAGCGCTGCTGATGGGAGTCTTGCATTTGAGAAAATCCAAAAGGAAAATTTTGACCTCATTTTATTAGATTGGATGTTGCCCAAAATGACAGGTTTAGAGTTGTGCAAAGCCATTCGGTTAAAAAATAATACTACACCCATTATTTTTTTAACTGCTAAAGATACGGTTCAAGAAACTATTGAGGGGTTGAAAGCAGGAGCCAATGATTATATCAAAAAACCTTTTAGTTTTGATGAATTATTAGAACGAATCAAGATCCATTTTAGGAATCAAGGTGAGATTACAAAACTCACTTTAGGAAGCATAACAATTGACTTAGCGCAGCATAGGGTTTTAGTAAACAATGCGGAAGTTGCCTTTACACAACGGGAATTTGAGCTTTTGACATATTTAATTAAAAATAAAGGTAAAGTTTGTACCAGAACACAAATTATTGAAGATGTTTGGGACATTCATTTTGAATATGACACTGGTGTTATTGATGTTTTTATGAATGCAATTCGTAAAAAACTGAATTTAAAATTAGAACAAGACAATATAAAAACTATTCGTGGAGTAGGCTATATCGCTAATGATTAA
- a CDS encoding DUF3570 domain-containing protein — translation MKIKIIALLLIGTATAFAQDTAKEPAFKKRVLETTEVDFLASYYTQDGSRSAVSGGLGSEKLTDVASNIVVAMPLNDDDVLTIDLGISAYSSASSSNINPYDTTNGTPWQASSGASQSDQLTSIVANYSHSSDSRDLIWNGDVSFSNEYDYTSVGVGGGVARLFNEKNTELSVKVNAYLDQWRPIYPKELSDFDGNGNNFLSQGIFNGRTIWDQNGQASTAYLPSAFKPVTAVNRNSFSASFGFSQVLTKKLQVSFFFDVLQQQGLLSSPYHRMYFADKANFYVGQPQFIANYTNENNKGTYQLADDIERLPDNRFKLPIGARLNYYVNERVALRTYYRYYSDNWDIQSHTASIEVPVKLTDKFTVFPMYRYYTQTQSKYYAPYETHLSTEKFYTSDADLATFDANQYGFGVNYTDIFTVAKVWKFGLKNIDFRFNHYKRSDNLTADIATVAFKFIMQ, via the coding sequence ATGAAGATAAAAATTATAGCACTCTTGCTTATTGGTACAGCAACTGCATTTGCACAAGATACAGCCAAGGAACCTGCATTTAAAAAGCGCGTATTAGAAACTACCGAAGTTGATTTTTTGGCAAGTTACTATACGCAAGATGGTTCAAGATCGGCTGTTTCAGGTGGGCTTGGTTCTGAAAAACTTACTGATGTAGCTTCAAATATTGTAGTGGCAATGCCATTAAATGATGATGATGTTTTAACTATTGATTTGGGTATTTCGGCTTACTCGTCAGCTTCCTCAAGTAATATCAATCCGTACGATACGACCAACGGTACGCCTTGGCAAGCCTCTTCAGGTGCATCACAGAGCGATCAGCTTACATCTATCGTAGCTAATTACAGCCATAGTAGTGATTCACGAGATCTTATTTGGAACGGAGATGTATCTTTTTCTAATGAGTATGATTACACTTCCGTTGGAGTAGGTGGTGGAGTAGCACGTTTGTTCAATGAAAAAAACACAGAGCTTAGCGTAAAAGTGAATGCCTATTTGGACCAATGGAGACCTATTTACCCAAAAGAATTATCAGATTTTGATGGTAATGGAAATAATTTTTTAAGTCAAGGTATTTTCAATGGTAGAACTATTTGGGATCAAAACGGACAAGCTTCGACAGCTTATTTACCGAGTGCTTTTAAGCCAGTTACTGCAGTTAATAGGAATTCATTTTCGGCTTCATTTGGATTTTCACAGGTTTTAACCAAGAAATTACAAGTTTCATTTTTCTTTGATGTGTTGCAACAACAAGGACTTTTATCCTCACCGTATCACAGAATGTATTTTGCTGATAAAGCAAACTTTTATGTAGGGCAGCCGCAATTTATTGCTAATTATACCAATGAAAACAATAAAGGAACGTATCAATTAGCCGATGATATTGAGCGATTGCCTGATAATCGTTTTAAACTTCCAATTGGAGCACGATTGAATTATTATGTAAATGAACGTGTTGCTTTGCGAACCTATTACCGCTATTATTCAGATAATTGGGACATACAATCGCATACCGCGAGTATTGAAGTTCCGGTAAAACTGACGGATAAGTTTACGGTTTTTCCAATGTATAGGTATTATACACAAACACAGTCTAAATATTATGCGCCTTACGAAACCCATTTGTCAACTGAAAAATTTTATACGTCAGACGCTGATTTAGCTACTTTTGATGCCAATCAATATGGTTTTGGAGTGAATTATACCGATATTTTCACAGTTGCAAAAGTTTGGAAATTTGGATTGAAAAATATTGATTTTAGATTCAATCATTACAAACGAAGTGATAATCTTACAGCCGATATTGCAACCGTTGCATTTAAATTTATAATGCAATAA
- a CDS encoding DUF4266 domain-containing protein: protein MIKKLGLILVGLFVLQSCSSVKEYEKEKINDPDMKLSARTAERYETSFQVYREASAGANGGKSGGGCGCN, encoded by the coding sequence ATGATAAAGAAATTAGGATTAATACTAGTAGGATTGTTTGTTTTGCAATCTTGTAGCTCCGTAAAGGAATATGAAAAAGAAAAAATTAACGATCCTGATATGAAGCTATCAGCAAGAACGGCAGAACGTTATGAAACTTCTTTTCAAGTATATCGTGAAGCTTCAGCTGGAGCGAATGGTGGTAAATCAGGTGGTGGCTGTGGTTGCAACTAA
- a CDS encoding FAD:protein FMN transferase, protein MKKIAFLIAVICSLSAQSQIIHKRKLFMLGSPFEVTAVAKDTISANVYIDLAIAESKRIENLISDWIPTTQISQVNKNAGIKPVKVDKEVFELVERAIKISKLTNGAFDISYASMDKIWKFDGTMKVMPTEEAIKKSVEKIGYQNIILDPKEQTIFLKLEGMKLGLGGIGQGYIADKIKSLLFSKGCLSGIINVSGDINAWGKQPDGKPWTVGIVNPVNRNKIFATFPLTDSAVETSGNYEKFVVFNGKRYSHIIDPRTGYPATGIVSVSVFAKQTEIADALATGIFVLGVDVGLDLVNQIKGVECIIVDDTGKVHSSKGIDTKNAIN, encoded by the coding sequence ATGAAAAAGATAGCCTTTTTAATAGCAGTTATTTGTAGTCTTTCGGCACAGTCACAAATCATTCACAAACGCAAGTTGTTTATGTTAGGGAGCCCATTTGAGGTTACTGCCGTTGCAAAAGATACAATTTCCGCCAACGTTTATATAGATTTGGCTATAGCCGAATCAAAACGAATAGAGAACTTAATCTCAGATTGGATTCCCACCACTCAAATTTCTCAAGTCAATAAAAATGCGGGTATTAAGCCAGTTAAAGTGGACAAAGAAGTTTTTGAATTGGTCGAAAGAGCTATAAAAATTTCGAAGTTAACCAATGGAGCTTTTGATATTTCGTATGCTTCGATGGATAAAATCTGGAAGTTTGACGGGACAATGAAAGTAATGCCTACTGAAGAAGCCATTAAAAAATCAGTAGAAAAAATTGGCTATCAAAACATCATATTAGATCCTAAAGAGCAGACCATTTTTCTGAAATTAGAAGGAATGAAGTTAGGATTAGGAGGAATAGGACAAGGGTACATAGCCGACAAAATAAAGAGTTTATTATTTTCTAAAGGATGTTTGTCAGGAATCATAAATGTTTCAGGTGATATAAATGCGTGGGGAAAGCAACCTGACGGGAAACCATGGACAGTAGGAATTGTAAATCCCGTAAATAGAAATAAAATTTTCGCCACTTTTCCACTAACCGATAGTGCGGTGGAGACTTCAGGAAACTACGAGAAATTTGTTGTTTTTAATGGCAAAAGATACTCACACATCATTGATCCAAGAACTGGTTATCCTGCCACGGGAATTGTAAGTGTGTCTGTATTTGCAAAGCAAACAGAAATTGCAGATGCCTTAGCTACAGGAATTTTTGTGCTTGGAGTAGACGTTGGTTTGGATTTAGTCAATCAAATAAAAGGAGTAGAGTGCATCATTGTAGATGATACGGGTAAAGTTCATTCCTCAAAAGGAATAGATACCAAAAATGCAATCAATTAA
- a CDS encoding thioredoxin family protein, with protein MKKSIIFLFLMIGTIGFSQSWKTSFTEAKAQAAAENKNILLVFSGSDWCAPCIKLDKTIWQSEEFKSESAQKWVIYKADFPKKKANLLPAELTESNKKLAEQYNKAGNFPLVLLLNPAGSILGISGYKNVSPQEYIQLIHSFEQK; from the coding sequence ATGAAGAAATCCATTATTTTTTTATTCCTCATGATAGGAACAATAGGTTTTTCACAAAGCTGGAAAACATCTTTTACCGAAGCAAAAGCTCAAGCTGCTGCCGAGAACAAAAACATACTTTTAGTTTTCTCAGGATCGGATTGGTGTGCTCCTTGTATAAAATTAGACAAAACCATTTGGCAATCGGAAGAGTTTAAAAGTGAATCTGCTCAAAAATGGGTGATTTACAAAGCGGATTTTCCAAAGAAAAAAGCCAATTTATTGCCAGCAGAATTAACCGAAAGCAATAAAAAGTTAGCTGAGCAATACAACAAAGCAGGAAATTTTCCGCTGGTACTGTTGTTAAATCCTGCAGGTTCAATATTAGGAATTAGTGGTTATAAAAACGTGAGTCCACAAGAGTATATTCAATTGATTCATTCTTTCGAACAAAAATGA